The following are from one region of the Methanospirillum hungatei genome:
- the iorA gene encoding indolepyruvate ferredoxin oxidoreductase subunit alpha gives MVVHYLLGNEAIAHGCLEAAVDVACGYPGTPSSEVIDTLRMDPDRACKVEWSVNEKVAFEQALAVSWCGMRAICTMKHVGLNVAADPLMTSAYTGTKGGFVILSADDPYAHSSQNEQDSRCYASFARIPCLDPSTLQEAHDMVRDAFALSEEFSLPVLFRPTTRICHSKSDVDMGEIKSSHRTALFEKDPRQYVVIPAHTRILHQKLNQKQPALKKRLIELGYNRYELKGKTGVICGGVGSSYVREVIGPDVSLAIIGAYPIDEDWFREFIRKHEKILVVEELSPVIEEVARQVCGNIPVYGKKTGHVPYEGELAPERVAGYMHSAGFDTSVTYLSASSPAALPVRPPILCAGCMHRTAMFAMKKVFRDAIFPSDIGCYTLGLQLGTVDTTICMGASITIASGMSLAGEPRDIVCTIGDSTFLHTGIQGLVNAVYNGANITVVILDNRITAMTGHQPNPTTGVTACGVSTPSVSIEAICRASGATFVETVSPNDLTTFINVLKEAKARQGVKVVIARQPCVISEKRAKINRGRYMVHKDLCIGCKACIKFGCPAIELNGGLASITDLCSGCGVCVQICPVGAIGREVKE, from the coding sequence ATGGTAGTTCACTATCTCCTTGGAAATGAGGCGATTGCGCATGGATGCCTTGAAGCAGCCGTTGATGTCGCCTGTGGATATCCGGGTACACCCTCATCTGAGGTCATTGATACCCTGCGGATGGACCCTGACCGCGCCTGTAAGGTTGAATGGTCAGTAAATGAGAAAGTTGCCTTCGAACAAGCACTTGCAGTCTCATGGTGTGGCATGAGAGCCATATGCACGATGAAACATGTGGGTCTCAATGTTGCTGCAGATCCACTGATGACATCCGCATATACCGGTACAAAAGGCGGATTTGTAATTTTGAGTGCAGATGATCCATATGCTCATTCATCACAAAATGAACAGGATAGCCGGTGTTATGCAAGTTTCGCCCGGATTCCCTGTCTTGATCCATCAACACTCCAGGAGGCTCATGATATGGTACGGGATGCATTTGCCTTATCTGAAGAGTTTTCTCTTCCGGTTTTATTCCGTCCAACCACCCGTATCTGTCATTCGAAAAGTGATGTTGATATGGGGGAGATCAAAAGCTCTCATCGGACTGCTTTGTTTGAAAAAGATCCCCGTCAATATGTGGTCATTCCCGCGCATACGAGAATTCTTCATCAGAAACTCAATCAGAAACAACCGGCATTAAAGAAAAGGCTCATCGAATTAGGATATAATCGATATGAACTCAAAGGAAAAACCGGAGTTATCTGTGGTGGTGTTGGCTCATCATATGTCCGTGAGGTTATCGGTCCGGATGTATCTCTTGCCATAATTGGTGCATACCCGATTGATGAAGACTGGTTTAGAGAATTTATCCGCAAACATGAGAAGATTCTGGTTGTTGAAGAACTTTCACCGGTCATTGAAGAGGTAGCGAGGCAGGTCTGTGGAAATATTCCGGTATATGGTAAAAAAACCGGACATGTCCCGTACGAAGGAGAACTTGCCCCTGAAAGAGTTGCAGGGTACATGCATTCCGCTGGATTTGACACGTCTGTCACCTATCTGTCTGCATCATCTCCTGCGGCACTTCCCGTGCGTCCTCCGATCCTGTGTGCGGGTTGTATGCACCGGACAGCAATGTTTGCCATGAAAAAGGTCTTTCGTGATGCAATATTTCCAAGTGACATCGGTTGTTACACACTTGGACTCCAACTGGGAACGGTTGATACAACAATTTGTATGGGTGCATCTATCACGATTGCTTCTGGTATGTCTCTTGCTGGAGAGCCCCGGGATATTGTCTGTACGATTGGTGACTCCACTTTCCTCCATACGGGTATCCAGGGACTGGTTAACGCAGTCTATAATGGGGCAAATATCACGGTTGTGATACTTGATAATCGCATTACTGCTATGACTGGTCATCAGCCAAACCCGACAACCGGAGTAACTGCATGCGGGGTATCAACTCCTTCCGTATCAATAGAAGCTATTTGTCGTGCAAGTGGTGCAACATTTGTAGAGACCGTCAGTCCGAATGATTTAACGACCTTTATTAATGTCTTAAAGGAGGCAAAAGCACGTCAGGGTGTAAAGGTTGTCATTGCCCGCCAGCCCTGTGTAATCTCTGAGAAACGGGCAAAGATTAACCGCGGTCGTTACATGGTCCATAAGGATCTCTGTATCGGGTGCAAAGCGTGTATTAAGTTCGGATGTCCTGCAATAGAACTCAATGGAGGTCTTGCTTCGATAACCGATCTCTGTTCCGGCTGTGGCGTATGTGTCCAGATATGTCCGGTCGGTGCTATCGGTAGGGAGGTAAAGGAATGA
- a CDS encoding indolepyruvate oxidoreductase subunit beta — protein sequence MSFDVMIVGIGGQGTILTSNILGRACVLEGIPVRGAETHGMAQRGGSVESQIRIGQQFGPLISPGNADLLLSFDLIETVRAAHWLKPDGSIFTSRDFVVPTSVFMQDYPAPTENMLLEMLGDKTYSIIDTRRIAEEAGNILTQNIVLLGAASPALPLKKESLQDAIKKTVPPKTVDLNLKAFDMGIEAGKL from the coding sequence ATGAGTTTTGATGTCATGATTGTTGGAATCGGGGGTCAGGGCACTATCCTCACTTCTAATATTCTGGGAAGAGCTTGTGTGTTAGAGGGAATCCCGGTAAGAGGAGCAGAAACTCATGGTATGGCACAGAGGGGCGGTTCTGTTGAGTCACAGATCAGGATAGGGCAACAATTTGGTCCGCTTATTTCACCGGGAAATGCCGATCTCCTGCTTTCATTTGATCTCATTGAAACAGTCCGTGCAGCACACTGGCTTAAACCGGATGGCTCAATATTTACCAGCAGAGATTTTGTAGTCCCAACATCAGTGTTTATGCAGGATTACCCGGCACCAACTGAAAATATGCTTCTAGAAATGTTGGGAGATAAGACATACTCGATAATAGATACCCGACGCATAGCAGAAGAAGCAGGTAACATCCTTACTCAAAATATCGTGCTCCTTGGTGCAGCATCTCCTGCATTGCCTTTAAAGAAAGAGTCTTTACAGGATGCTATCAAAAAAACCGTACCACCAAAGACGGTGGATCTGAATCTAAAAGCTTTTGATATGGGTATAGAAGCAGGAAAATTGTGA
- a CDS encoding 2-isopropylmalate synthase, translating to MTVFDTTLRDGEQTPGVSFSPSDKIEIAHQLSDIGVHIIEAGFPASSADEYSTVKAIVAENLNSIVCGLARSVKQDVDRCIDAGVEMVHVFIPTSEVQRIHTIRKSHEEVVAITGEIVRYARDHADKVLFSAMDATRTSIPELIEVYTTAVEAGATAINVPDTVGVATPTSMRAMIDALRPKIPVTIDVHCHNDFGMATANTISAVEAGADQVQVTVNGIGERAGNADLACTVMVIESIFGCDTGIQTERLVETSRMISRFSGIMVPPTYPVTGEFAFSHESGIHSQGVIENSSTFEPGIMTPEMVGHRRRLKLGKHVGRHAIREMLNQVHISPDDTQMDDIISRIKQISSKGKKVTEHDLYEIAETVTGASAGGRYVELVDIAIMTGNHMIPTATVRARVNGVEEVCCRTGNGAVDAAIKALIGTVPKPAVLKEFNISAISEGSDAIGHVTLVVEDEKGRLFDAAASGDDVVLASTEAMINAINMVYRNGRNNH from the coding sequence ATTACTGTTTTCGATACGACACTCCGTGACGGGGAACAAACTCCGGGTGTGTCTTTCTCGCCTTCAGATAAGATAGAAATCGCCCATCAGTTATCTGATATCGGTGTTCACATCATTGAGGCGGGTTTTCCAGCATCTTCAGCCGATGAGTATTCAACAGTGAAGGCCATTGTAGCAGAAAACCTGAATTCTATCGTTTGTGGTCTGGCCAGATCGGTAAAACAGGATGTAGACCGGTGCATCGACGCTGGTGTGGAGATGGTGCATGTTTTCATACCGACATCTGAGGTCCAACGAATACACACCATCCGCAAGAGCCACGAAGAAGTAGTCGCCATTACTGGTGAAATTGTCAGGTATGCTCGGGATCATGCAGATAAGGTGCTGTTTTCTGCCATGGATGCTACACGGACCAGCATTCCCGAGCTGATAGAGGTCTATACTACCGCGGTTGAGGCCGGAGCTACAGCAATAAATGTGCCGGATACTGTCGGTGTTGCGACGCCAACCTCAATGAGAGCCATGATTGATGCATTACGTCCGAAAATCCCCGTAACCATCGATGTCCATTGTCACAACGACTTTGGAATGGCAACAGCAAATACCATTTCGGCGGTAGAAGCTGGTGCAGATCAGGTCCAGGTGACGGTGAACGGGATTGGTGAAAGGGCAGGAAATGCAGATTTAGCATGTACGGTCATGGTTATCGAGTCCATCTTCGGATGTGACACCGGGATCCAAACCGAGCGACTGGTTGAAACCTCACGAATGATATCACGGTTTTCCGGGATCATGGTCCCTCCGACATACCCCGTGACTGGTGAGTTTGCCTTTTCTCATGAAAGTGGTATTCACTCGCAGGGAGTCATTGAAAATTCCAGTACTTTTGAGCCAGGAATCATGACCCCGGAAATGGTTGGTCACCGGCGTCGGCTGAAACTGGGGAAACATGTCGGAAGACACGCAATCCGGGAGATGTTAAACCAGGTGCATATTTCACCGGATGATACCCAGATGGATGATATCATCAGCAGAATTAAGCAGATCTCCTCAAAGGGAAAGAAAGTCACTGAGCATGACCTGTATGAGATTGCAGAGACCGTAACAGGTGCATCTGCAGGTGGCCGGTATGTAGAGCTGGTTGATATTGCTATTATGACCGGTAACCACATGATCCCAACCGCAACAGTTCGGGCCCGGGTGAATGGTGTGGAAGAGGTCTGTTGCAGGACTGGCAATGGTGCAGTCGATGCCGCCATTAAGGCACTGATCGGCACCGTTCCAAAACCAGCAGTATTAAAAGAGTTTAACATCTCTGCGATATCTGAAGGGAGTGATGCAATCGGACATGTCACCCTGGTTGTTGAAGATGAGAAAGGCAGGCTGTTTGATGCCGCCGCATCAGGTGATGACGTGGTGTTAGCGTCAACGGAGGCGATGATTAACGCAATAAATATGGTGTACCGGAATGGCAGGAACAATCACTGA
- a CDS encoding 3-isopropylmalate dehydratase large subunit has product MAGTITEKIFRARCGRDVTAGEVVMAPISGAMIHDITGPLAIEKFYEMGGKQVFDPEKIIMLFDHQVPADSLNAAEIQKNMRIFAKEQGIHNYDIKEGVCHQVTLEKGRVCPGDIVIGSDSHTCMYGAVGAFATGVGSTDMGFALRYGCLYFRIPESIRADVTGEFQKRVGAKDLILNIIKDITVDGATYKAVEFTGDTIGSMNMAGRMTCCNMAIEMGGKAGIVPPDQVTKEYLSGRCTCRDEDLVSDPDAVYASWRDYDVSDLVPQVATPHNVDQVVDVTEIAGTHVDQVFIGSCTNGRFEDLQEAAEVLGDKKFSDDVRVLVIPASKAEYLKALRAGLIEQFVEAGALVEAPCCGPCMGGSFGLIASGEVSFSTSNRNFRGRQGSAEGKVYLGSAATAAATAIHGEITDPREVR; this is encoded by the coding sequence ATGGCAGGAACAATCACTGAAAAAATATTCAGAGCCCGGTGTGGGCGGGACGTAACGGCAGGCGAAGTGGTCATGGCTCCAATAAGCGGAGCAATGATTCATGATATTACCGGACCGCTTGCTATTGAGAAATTTTATGAAATGGGTGGCAAGCAAGTCTTTGATCCGGAAAAGATCATTATGCTTTTTGACCACCAGGTACCAGCCGACTCCCTGAATGCTGCAGAGATCCAAAAGAATATGCGAATTTTTGCAAAGGAGCAAGGTATTCACAACTATGACATCAAAGAAGGAGTCTGTCACCAGGTGACTCTGGAAAAGGGTCGTGTCTGCCCAGGTGATATTGTCATCGGGAGTGATTCACATACCTGCATGTATGGTGCAGTCGGAGCTTTCGCAACCGGAGTCGGGTCAACTGACATGGGATTTGCCCTTCGGTACGGCTGCCTGTACTTCAGAATTCCTGAGAGTATCAGGGCCGATGTCACCGGAGAGTTTCAGAAAAGGGTTGGTGCAAAAGACCTTATCCTCAATATTATCAAGGATATTACCGTGGATGGGGCAACCTACAAAGCAGTAGAGTTTACCGGTGATACCATTGGTTCAATGAATATGGCTGGTCGGATGACCTGTTGTAACATGGCGATTGAGATGGGTGGAAAAGCAGGCATTGTTCCTCCTGATCAGGTGACAAAGGAGTACCTCTCAGGCAGATGTACTTGCAGGGATGAAGACCTTGTGAGTGATCCGGATGCTGTATACGCATCATGGCGTGACTATGATGTTTCTGATCTTGTTCCACAGGTTGCAACCCCCCATAATGTTGATCAGGTTGTCGATGTGACCGAGATTGCTGGAACTCATGTTGACCAGGTCTTTATTGGTTCCTGTACAAATGGACGATTTGAAGATCTACAAGAGGCTGCTGAAGTCCTTGGGGATAAAAAATTCTCTGATGATGTCAGGGTTTTAGTGATACCTGCATCAAAGGCTGAGTATCTGAAAGCACTTAGAGCCGGACTTATTGAACAGTTTGTCGAGGCCGGGGCACTTGTCGAAGCACCCTGTTGTGGCCCATGTATGGGAGGATCCTTTGGCCTTATCGCATCTGGTGAGGTTTCATTCTCAACATCCAACCGGAACTTCCGGGGACGACAGGGGTCGGCAGAAGGTAAAGTTTACCTTGGATCTGCGGCCACCGCTGCAGCAACAGCCATTCATGGAGAAATAACTGATCCACGGGAGGTGCGATGA
- a CDS encoding 3-isopropylmalate dehydratase small subunit: MKVWRFGDNIDTDAIIPGRFLTINDPTELATHAFEGIRDEFSKEAKQGDIIVSGRNFGCGSSREHAPLALTGAGIQMVIAESFARIFYRNSINVGLLPVICPRASEINETDNVVPHLDEGYLDVSGKKLPTEPVPDFLRRIIDAGGLVAYAKTIRGEDLCTK; the protein is encoded by the coding sequence ATGAAGGTGTGGAGATTTGGAGATAACATCGATACTGATGCTATTATTCCAGGCCGGTTCCTGACTATCAATGATCCTACCGAGCTGGCAACACATGCATTTGAGGGAATCAGGGACGAATTCTCCAAAGAAGCAAAACAAGGGGATATCATCGTTTCCGGCAGAAATTTCGGATGTGGTTCATCCCGGGAACATGCACCATTAGCTCTGACCGGTGCCGGTATTCAGATGGTGATCGCTGAATCATTTGCCCGGATATTCTACCGGAACAGCATCAATGTTGGTCTGTTACCGGTAATATGCCCCCGTGCATCAGAAATTAATGAAACTGATAATGTCGTCCCCCATCTTGATGAGGGATACCTTGATGTTTCTGGCAAAAAACTGCCTACCGAACCGGTTCCGGATTTCCTTAGACGGATTATTGATGCCGGAGGGCTTGTTGCATATGCAAAAACAATACGAGGTGAAGACCTGTGCACAAAGTAG